The proteins below come from a single Drosophila kikkawai strain 14028-0561.14 chromosome 3R, DkikHiC1v2, whole genome shotgun sequence genomic window:
- the LOC108071274 gene encoding uncharacterized protein isoform X1: protein MMQFELEPEINIVEYGQQQQSSETADETATQDCNQLSPGTSGTQALDQQPQTSEERIIAVIREENKSLRREIDTLNERVTWLTEAVVGLKELLSKGNQTQDFERSDLNFPLRTEFDLSFIDKEIGETHTFKNECISEMQRLFSYKSLSKTLSNVMAEELILDYNIDGVSRKKGLRNYGFFFTALIEAIRLTDSSQSPIKALQKAMHCIKNNACKKKSRLDESKSKKKKITEQ, encoded by the exons ATGATGCAGTTTGAATTGGAGCCTGAAATTAATATCGTAGAATACGGTCAGCAACAGCAGTCTTCGGAAACTGCAGATGAAACTGCCACACAag attgtAATCAGCTGTCTCCGGGAACTTCTGGCACACAAG CTTTAGACCAGCAGCCGCAGACATCAGAGGAGCGCATAATTGCCGTCATTCGAG AAGAGAATAAATCGCTGCGCCGAGAGATAGACACTCTAAATGAGAGAGTAACATGGCTCACCGAAGCAGTTGTCGGGCTGAAGGAGTTATTGTCGAAAGGAAACCAGACCCAAGACTTTGAGCGCAGCGATTTAAACTTTCCACTAAGGACTGAATTTGATCTTTCATTTATAGACAAGGAGATTGGGGAGACACACACTTTCAAAAATGAATGC ATAAGTGAAATGCAGCGTCTATTCAGCTATAAGTCGCTGTCCAAGACATTGTCAAATGTAATGGCTGAAGAACTAATTCTAGACTATAACATTGATGGTGTAAGCAGAAAAAAGGGTCTGCGTAACTACGGGTTCTTCTTCACTGCTCTTATAG AGGCAATTCGACTTACGGACAGTTCCCAGTCACCGATAAAGGCACTTCAAAAAGCAATGCACTGCATTAAGAATAATGCTTGCAAAAAGAAATCGAGACTTGATGAGTCCaaaagtaaaaagaaaaagatcACTGAACAGTGA
- the LOC108071274 gene encoding uncharacterized protein isoform X2: protein MMQFELEPEINIVEYGQQQQSSETADETATQDCNQLSPGTSGTQDQQPQTSEERIIAVIREENKSLRREIDTLNERVTWLTEAVVGLKELLSKGNQTQDFERSDLNFPLRTEFDLSFIDKEIGETHTFKNECISEMQRLFSYKSLSKTLSNVMAEELILDYNIDGVSRKKGLRNYGFFFTALIEAIRLTDSSQSPIKALQKAMHCIKNNACKKKSRLDESKSKKKKITEQ, encoded by the exons ATGATGCAGTTTGAATTGGAGCCTGAAATTAATATCGTAGAATACGGTCAGCAACAGCAGTCTTCGGAAACTGCAGATGAAACTGCCACACAag attgtAATCAGCTGTCTCCGGGAACTTCTGGCACACAAG ACCAGCAGCCGCAGACATCAGAGGAGCGCATAATTGCCGTCATTCGAG AAGAGAATAAATCGCTGCGCCGAGAGATAGACACTCTAAATGAGAGAGTAACATGGCTCACCGAAGCAGTTGTCGGGCTGAAGGAGTTATTGTCGAAAGGAAACCAGACCCAAGACTTTGAGCGCAGCGATTTAAACTTTCCACTAAGGACTGAATTTGATCTTTCATTTATAGACAAGGAGATTGGGGAGACACACACTTTCAAAAATGAATGC ATAAGTGAAATGCAGCGTCTATTCAGCTATAAGTCGCTGTCCAAGACATTGTCAAATGTAATGGCTGAAGAACTAATTCTAGACTATAACATTGATGGTGTAAGCAGAAAAAAGGGTCTGCGTAACTACGGGTTCTTCTTCACTGCTCTTATAG AGGCAATTCGACTTACGGACAGTTCCCAGTCACCGATAAAGGCACTTCAAAAAGCAATGCACTGCATTAAGAATAATGCTTGCAAAAAGAAATCGAGACTTGATGAGTCCaaaagtaaaaagaaaaagatcACTGAACAGTGA